DNA from Terriglobus tenax:
CGGTGTGCGTGCGCTGGCTCCCAGTGTGAGCCGCAACATGGATGACGAACAGTTGCTGGCGCTGAAGAAGAACGGCGGCGTGATCCAGGTGGTGGGCTTTGCGTCGTACCTGAAGCCGGATTCGCCGGAGCGCACGGCGGCGATGTCGAAGCTGATTCAGGATGTCTTCGGACCAAATCCCGGAGCGGGTGCGGGTCGCGGTCGTGGAGCGGGTGCAGGAGCTGAACGTCCGGCGCGTGCCTGCCCGGTGGAAGATGCCGCTGGTGCGCCGGCGGCTCGCAGAGGTGGTGCGGGCGGACCGGCTGCCGGGTTCCTGAGCATGCTGCCGGCAGACAAGCGCGAGGCCTACGAAAAGGGTATGGCCGAGATCAACGCCAAGTATCCGGCGGGTCCTCGTGCGAACGTGAAGGACCTGGTGAACCATATCGACTATGCCGTAAAGCTGATCGGCATTGACCACGTTGGCATCGCGTCAGACTTTGACGGCGGTGGCGGCATCGATGGCTGGAACAGCGCGGCGGAGTCCTTCAACGTAACGCTGGAGCTGGTGCGCCGCGGCTACACCGAGCAGCAGATCGCCAAGCTGTGGAGCGGAAACCTGCTTCGCGTTTGGGGAGAGGTGCAGAAGACCGCGCAACAGATCCAGAAGAGCCAGAAGTAATATCTGGATGGGATGCAACAACAATGGCCGCCCGGTGGGCGGCCATTGTTGTTTGTGGGACGGCTTTTCTCTTTGCGGAGCGAAGGCTCTGACTTACAGTGGCGGTATGCCACTCCAGAACCGCCGCTCATTTTTGAAGCTGTCGGCCCTTGCCGGTGCTTTTTCCGCCAATAGCCTGTTTCACCAGGCCCATGCCGAGGAATGGCAGGCGGCATCGCGTGCCGTGAGCCACCTGGACAGCAAGGCCGTGGCGCAGAATGAGGACTTCTGGAGCGTGATTCAGCGTGGATACTCTGCGAGCCCGCTGATCCTGAACCTGAACAATGGCGGCGTTTCCCCTTCGCCCATCGTGTCGCAACAGGCGGTTGAGCGCTATCTGCAGATGACGAACGAAGGCCCGTCCTATTACATGTGGCAGATTCTGGACGAAGGCCGCGAACCTTTGCGGCAGCGTTTGGCAAGGCTCGGCGGAGTGTCCGCGGAAGAGGTGGCCATCAACCGCAATACGACCGAGGGACTGCATAACATTATCTTCGGCCTGCCGTTGAAGGCCGGGGATGAGGTGGTCGGCTGCAAGTACGACTACGGCCACGTGATGCAGGCGTACCGGCAGCGGCAGCAACGTGACGGCATCGTGTACAAGCAGGTGACCATCGACCTTCCCTGCGAGGATGTGGATTCCATGGTGAAGGCCTATGAGCAGGCCATCACCCCGAAGACGAAGCTTGTGCACATCACGCACGTCATGAACGGCATCGGGCAGATTCTGCCTGTCCGGCAGATTGCGGACATGGCGCATGCGCATGGGGCTGAGGTCATCGTCGACGGAGCGCACTCGTATGGCCTGCTGGACTTCAAGATCTCTGATTTGAACTGTGATTACTTTGGCACCAGCCTGCACAAGTTCCTCTCCGCGCCCATCGGCACCGGCATGCTCTGGGTAAGGAAGGAGAAGATCGCGCAGGTGTGGCCACTGCTCGGTACGGGTGAGCCGCACAGCCCGGACATCCGCAAGTTTGAGGTGCTGGGGACGCGGAGCTTTGCCCTGGAGCAGGGCATCGGCGAGGCGCTCAACTTCCACGAAGCCATCGGCTCACGCCGTAAGCAGGAACGCCTCTTCTACCTGAAGAGCTACTGGACATCGCGGGTCAAGGAGATGAAGGGCGTGAAGCTGCATACCTCCGAAAAGCCGGAGTTCTCCTGCGCCATCGGCAGTGTGAGCGTTGAAGGGTATACACCGGCGGAGCTGCTTGACATCCTGTTCCAGCGATACAAGATTCACTCGAAGATCGCGCTTTTAGACAACGTGAAGTGTCACCGCATTACGCCACACGTCTACACGACCCTCGCGGACCTGGACAGGTTCGTGAATGCAATCGGAGAGCTGGCGGCGGCGAAGAACGGATAGCGTGCACACTAATTCGCCGTTGGCGTCTCCTCAATGTGGTCAATTACGAGGACCGGAACGGGACGCTTTTCCTTCACCATCTTGATGCCGAGCTGCTTGTCCATGGCCTCGTAAAGTGTGATGGCTCCATTGGGATCGGTTGCACCCTGCTGTGCGCTGTTCTGCTCTCCAGGGGCCGGTGGCGGCTTCAGGATGGTCAGGCTCGCGGAGCTCCAGGCGAGGGTGAGGTCATACCCACCGCTCAGGCCCGTGCCATCAAGCACGGGCGTGTAGACATAGCCGGTGGCGTAGTGGGCCAGCTCTTCTCCAAGCTGCTTCATGGAGATGTTCTGGCAGCTCCACAGTGCGGTGATCATGGGATTGGCCTGGCGCGGGTCTTTGCCGTCAGGGCCAGGGCCTTCCTTGCAGCGCGTCCGGCTTTTGGGATCAGCCGCTTTCAGCTTCGGATGATCGGCCACCATCTTGTAGGCGTCGATGGGACGGTCTTCCATGTGGACCTTCATCTGGAAGCGTTCCATCAGGAGGTTGCGCAGCATCTGGCGAAACTCGTCGTTATCAATCTGGGCCGGCGGGCGCCCCGGAAGGGACTCTGGCAGGGCTGCCTTGGCCACCATGTTGAACTTGCTCTCTTCAAGCCATTTGGGAGCGTTGACGATGAGATTGGGATCGTTGGGATTGAGGTCCCAGGCAAAGACGATGAGGAACCTGAGCGGCATGGAGCTGATGTTCATCTGGCCGTTGCGAACCATAGCCATGGGATTCTCGCCGGGCTGGCTGGGCTTGATGGAAGCCACATCGAACTGCGCGGGCGGACGCGGCGGCAGCTCCCTGGCAACCGCGGGGGAGTTGGGAGAAGGCTTCTCGCTGACGCTGTCGACGATCCATACAGAGCGGGGAGCGGTCTTGAGCTCAAGCTTCAGGCCGAGGTCCTTGTCGACGGCATCGAAGATGCTGACGGCTTCCGCGCCGGCCTTGGCGCGAACGCGCATGTCAGTCCAACGGATGCTGAAGTCGTACTTACCTTCAAGACCTGTCTGGTTCAGTACGGGTTCCGTAAGGTAGCTGTTGGCCGCCTGGTTGAGGAAGGTTGCGAGCTCCTCTGGCGTAAATCCTTTGCAAGCGATGGCGATGAGAGGTGCGCCACCGGCAGTCTGGTTCGGTTCCGGACGGCAGTCCCGCTGCTGGCCCTCTTCACTGGGCTTCATCTTTGTCTTACCGCCAGGAGCCGTCAGAAGAAATGCCGGCATCGGCGCTTCTCCCTTGTGCAGCACCAGCTTGAAGCGATCGGCGAGCAGGGATTGCAGCATGAGCCGGAGGTCGGCGTCGGAGGTCTTGGGGTCGGCCTTGGCGACAATCTCATAACGCTTCATCTCAAGCCAGCTGGGGCCGCCCTGCACCATCTCCGGCTTGACGTCGTAGGCCTTGGCAATGATGTCGACGATGCTGGATTGATGCAGGATGTATCGGTCGCCGTAGAGTTGCCCCCCATTGGAGATGGGAACCATCATGCGCGGACTGTCATGCACATCCGCAAGGGTGAATGCGGGTTTTGCGGCAGCCGACTGTTGCCCCCATGCTGCCGCACTGAGTACACCGAACACACCAAGTCCGAAAAGCAAACGCTTCTTCATCAAATCCAGCTCACCTTGCAGAGAGATTCAACGGCAACAAACGAGTACAGGGCCCGCACAGAGTCCACACCAGATTTACAACGATGTTCAGTAGACGAACGCTATATGGTTTCGTTATTTTTCGTGGCTGCTCATTGAGTATCAGGCCCCATGAGGATTTGCCAGCAAGGATTCGATGGCGGAGCCGACGCGCAGAATTGCGTGGTCGCGTCCTCCCATGCCGGCAATCATCAGTCCAACCGGTGCCTCGCCGGGCAGGTGGCAGGGCACAGAGAGAGCGCAGCCGTCGAGGTAGTTGAAGATACTGGGATTCCGCAGCATGGCTCCGTTGGCGTTGAAGTAGGCGGTGTCACAGGCTTCAAGCTCGGCGATGGGTGGTGCGATCCAGGCGGTCGTTGGCAACAGGACGGCGTCGAAGGGCTGGAAGGCCGCCTGTGCTTCGAGCATGATCTCGCGGCGCTGGCGGATGCAGTCAATGTAGTCGGCGGCGAGCATCCAGCGGCCGGGTTCGATGCGGGCGACGACGTGGGGATCGTAGCGCTTGCCATCGCGCTCCAGAAGATGACGGTGCCAGGAGAAGGCCTCGGCGGAGGCGAACTGGTTGGCAGCGGGGATGCGATCGAGCGCGGAAAAATGCAGCGGGATGAGCGTGGCTCCGGCGGCCTGCAGCATGGCGAGAGAACGCTCATAGGCGCGGCTGACATGAGTGTCGAGACCTTCAAGAACGTAGCCCTGCAGGACACCGAGACGCAGGGTAGAGACGGGTTGGGCTTCGATGGGCTGAAATGACTCTCCGGAAAGGACCGCGTCAACCAGGGCGCAGCAGGCAACCGTGGGAGCGATGGGGCCGATAGAGTCCAGCGTGGGCGAGAGCGGAAGGACACCGTCCATGGGGATGCGGCGAGCAGTGGGTTTGAAGCCGGTAAGACCGCACAGGGCCGAAGGAATGCGGACCGAGCCACCGGTATCTGACCCGATGCCCGCAGCGGCCATGCCGTAGGCGACGGAGGTGGCAGCTCCCGAGGAAGAGCCGCCGGGGATGCGTCCGGTGGCCTGGTCATACGGGTTGCGCGGGGTGCCGTAGTGGGGGTTCAGGCCGAGGCCGGAGTAGGCAAACTCGGTCATGTTGGTGCGGCCGATCAGAACTGCGCCTGCCTGCTTCAACCGGCGCACGACGGTGGAGTCGGCGGCGGCTGGGGGCGCGTCGGCCAGGACGACCGAGCCGGCGGGGGTAGGTTGCCCGGCGACGTCGAAGAGATCTTTGATGGCGATGGGGAGGCCGTCCAGAGGGCCCGCGCTTTGTCCATTGCGCAGACGTGCGTCCGCAGCATCAGCGGTGCTAAGGGCGGAGTCCCTGTAGACGCGGGTGAAGGTGCGGGAGCCTTCGCCGCCGGGCTCGGCGATGCGGCTGAGGCAGTCTTCGATAAGACCGCGGCTGCTGACCTGGAGGGTCTTGAGCTGGTGAGAGAGAACAGCGATGGGCTGTTGGGACAAGAGACGCACTCCGAGCGAGAGAACCGGCATGGTGCCGGCGGTTCTGGAAGATGTAGCGGCAGACGGGAACAGTATCAAGATAACCTGCCCCGAAGTATTGCGAGGCTGGGAAGACGATGTGTCTTAAAAGCCTGAACCCGGCCACAAAGCCGGGTTCAAAAGGCGTGAATCCCGCAAAGCGTTACGGCAGGTGGAAGACCACGCCCATGCTGATGCTCTTCAGCGTGTTGCTGGTGTTATTGGCGTGGATGGAGCCGACTCCGAACTCCACCAGGCGGACGTCCATGATGGAGGCGAGCCGCAGGTCAACGCCAGCAAAGCCCTCATAGGCAAGGCCGCCCTTGATCTCCCGCGAGATGCCGAAGTTGCTGCCGCCCCAGCCGACGGAGCCCTGCACATAGGGCTTGATCCAGGTAACGGGCAGCGTGGTGCTGGCGCGAACGCCGCCAAGTACCGTGTGAACACGCGTGCCAACGCCGTTGAAGCCGTTGTCATTTCCCTGCTTGCTGCTGGCGACATTGCCACGCAGGTCAGCGCCAAGCTTCACGCGGCCGAACTGTTTGAAGTCGTAATACACGCCGCCACCGCCACCGACCGGGGCAATGTTTTTGCCGTTGATGCCGATCTGCTGCACATTGACAGTGCCATAAACACCCAACTGGGCGCGGGCGGAGACGGTAAAGGCAGCTACGGCAAGGGCGAGCAACAGCGAAAGGCGACGGAAATTCATGCTGGCACCAGTGTATCTACAATGGGGACAGGCATGTCGACCCATCTGGAACGTATCTTAGCCAATACCCGCGTGGAGGTGGCCGCCCGCAAGGCAGCGACAGACCTTTCCGCGCTGGAGACGTCCGCCGCAGCTCATACGCCGCGCGGCTTTGCGCGCGCCCTGAACGAGCGGGCCAAAATCGCCCCGGCCGTAATCGCCGAGTTGAAAAAAGCCTCTCCCTCGAAGGGCCTGATCCGTGCCGAGTTTGAGCCGGTAGCCCTGGGCAAGGAGCTGGAGGCCGCCGGAGCCACCTGCCTTTCCATCCTGACCGACGAGGTTTTTTTTCAGGGCGGGCTGGAAAATCTGCGCCGCGTCTCGGCAGAGGTCACCATTCCCTGCCTGCGCAAGGATTTTATGGTCGATTCCTTCCAGGTAGTGGAGGCCCGTGCCGCCGGAGCTGACTGCATCCTGCTGATTATGGCGGCGCTGCCGAACGACGAGCTGCGCATTCTGCGCGATGCCGCCCGCAGCTATGGCCTGGACGTGTTGTGCGAGGTGCACGACCAGCAGGAGCTGGACCGCGCGCTGGAACTGGACTGCGAATGCGTGGGCGTGAACAGCCGCAACCTGAAGACCTTTGATGTTTCGATTGAGCGCGCCGTGGAGCTGGCTTCCCAGCTTCCGGAGGGCGTGGTGCGGGTGGCAGAGAGCGGCATCACCTCACGCCAGGATGTAGAGAACCTGCGCGTGGCCGGCTTTGACGCCT
Protein-coding regions in this window:
- the trpC gene encoding indole-3-glycerol phosphate synthase TrpC; translated protein: MSTHLERILANTRVEVAARKAATDLSALETSAAAHTPRGFARALNERAKIAPAVIAELKKASPSKGLIRAEFEPVALGKELEAAGATCLSILTDEVFFQGGLENLRRVSAEVTIPCLRKDFMVDSFQVVEARAAGADCILLIMAALPNDELRILRDAARSYGLDVLCEVHDQQELDRALELDCECVGVNSRNLKTFDVSIERAVELASQLPEGVVRVAESGITSRQDVENLRVAGFDAFLIGETLMRQPSPGAMLRTLIG
- a CDS encoding TIGR03435 family protein, with the protein product MKKRLLFGLGVFGVLSAAAWGQQSAAAKPAFTLADVHDSPRMMVPISNGGQLYGDRYILHQSSIVDIIAKAYDVKPEMVQGGPSWLEMKRYEIVAKADPKTSDADLRLMLQSLLADRFKLVLHKGEAPMPAFLLTAPGGKTKMKPSEEGQQRDCRPEPNQTAGGAPLIAIACKGFTPEELATFLNQAANSYLTEPVLNQTGLEGKYDFSIRWTDMRVRAKAGAEAVSIFDAVDKDLGLKLELKTAPRSVWIVDSVSEKPSPNSPAVARELPPRPPAQFDVASIKPSQPGENPMAMVRNGQMNISSMPLRFLIVFAWDLNPNDPNLIVNAPKWLEESKFNMVAKAALPESLPGRPPAQIDNDEFRQMLRNLLMERFQMKVHMEDRPIDAYKMVADHPKLKAADPKSRTRCKEGPGPDGKDPRQANPMITALWSCQNISMKQLGEELAHYATGYVYTPVLDGTGLSGGYDLTLAWSSASLTILKPPPAPGEQNSAQQGATDPNGAITLYEAMDKQLGIKMVKEKRPVPVLVIDHIEETPTAN
- a CDS encoding amidase; amino-acid sequence: MRLLSQQPIAVLSHQLKTLQVSSRGLIEDCLSRIAEPGGEGSRTFTRVYRDSALSTADAADARLRNGQSAGPLDGLPIAIKDLFDVAGQPTPAGSVVLADAPPAAADSTVVRRLKQAGAVLIGRTNMTEFAYSGLGLNPHYGTPRNPYDQATGRIPGGSSSGAATSVAYGMAAAGIGSDTGGSVRIPSALCGLTGFKPTARRIPMDGVLPLSPTLDSIGPIAPTVACCALVDAVLSGESFQPIEAQPVSTLRLGVLQGYVLEGLDTHVSRAYERSLAMLQAAGATLIPLHFSALDRIPAANQFASAEAFSWHRHLLERDGKRYDPHVVARIEPGRWMLAADYIDCIRQRREIMLEAQAAFQPFDAVLLPTTAWIAPPIAELEACDTAYFNANGAMLRNPSIFNYLDGCALSVPCHLPGEAPVGLMIAGMGGRDHAILRVGSAIESLLANPHGA
- a CDS encoding outer membrane beta-barrel protein; translated protein: MNFRRLSLLLALAVAAFTVSARAQLGVYGTVNVQQIGINGKNIAPVGGGGGVYYDFKQFGRVKLGADLRGNVASSKQGNDNGFNGVGTRVHTVLGGVRASTTLPVTWIKPYVQGSVGWGGSNFGISREIKGGLAYEGFAGVDLRLASIMDVRLVEFGVGSIHANNTSNTLKSISMGVVFHLP
- a CDS encoding aminotransferase class V-fold PLP-dependent enzyme, translating into MGCNNNGRPVGGHCCLWDGFSLCGAKALTYSGGMPLQNRRSFLKLSALAGAFSANSLFHQAHAEEWQAASRAVSHLDSKAVAQNEDFWSVIQRGYSASPLILNLNNGGVSPSPIVSQQAVERYLQMTNEGPSYYMWQILDEGREPLRQRLARLGGVSAEEVAINRNTTEGLHNIIFGLPLKAGDEVVGCKYDYGHVMQAYRQRQQRDGIVYKQVTIDLPCEDVDSMVKAYEQAITPKTKLVHITHVMNGIGQILPVRQIADMAHAHGAEVIVDGAHSYGLLDFKISDLNCDYFGTSLHKFLSAPIGTGMLWVRKEKIAQVWPLLGTGEPHSPDIRKFEVLGTRSFALEQGIGEALNFHEAIGSRRKQERLFYLKSYWTSRVKEMKGVKLHTSEKPEFSCAIGSVSVEGYTPAELLDILFQRYKIHSKIALLDNVKCHRITPHVYTTLADLDRFVNAIGELAAAKNG